In Sporosarcina psychrophila, a genomic segment contains:
- a CDS encoding DUF6710 family protein: protein MFWKSKNKKEERIINIKFENSMLMAKNIINENTNISLDDSEHPIYRAIHIFAFSIQSRLLQPIMTTVEYDIPKIDNLFYPPYHVLKENNIPLEIYEDSQNTTSVMLDFSKDVVFSIPWSPRRFIGAISNISREEWLYHELNHRAVFIEPFKIGLIENGFHSGSVGILNRKGVLPAEKLKMHCLYDWIETDGVYFYKKDSRKKLCEVQSFEEAVIFEIGRLIINHTR, encoded by the coding sequence ATGTTTTGGAAAAGTAAAAATAAAAAAGAGGAACGCATAATAAATATAAAATTCGAGAATAGCATGTTGATGGCTAAAAATATAATAAACGAAAATACAAATATATCGTTAGATGACTCCGAGCATCCCATTTACCGTGCAATTCATATTTTTGCTTTTTCAATACAGTCTAGATTGTTGCAACCTATTATGACAACTGTAGAGTATGATATTCCTAAAATAGATAATCTTTTTTATCCACCTTATCATGTTTTAAAAGAGAATAACATTCCATTAGAAATTTACGAAGATAGTCAAAATACAACTTCTGTAATGCTTGATTTTAGTAAGGATGTTGTGTTTAGTATTCCGTGGTCTCCGAGAAGATTCATTGGAGCTATTTCTAATATTAGTAGGGAAGAATGGTTATATCATGAATTAAATCATAGAGCAGTATTTATAGAGCCGTTTAAAATAGGATTGATTGAGAATGGATTTCACTCTGGAAGCGTAGGTATACTTAACAGAAAAGGAGTATTACCTGCTGAAAAGTTGAAAATGCATTGTCTGTATGATTGGATTGAAACTGACGGAGTGTATTTTTACAAAAAAGACTCTAGAAAAAAACTATGTGAGGTACAGTCCTTCGAAGAGGCTGTAATATTTGAGATTGGTAGATTGATTATTAATCATACAAGATGA